The following coding sequences are from one Triticum dicoccoides isolate Atlit2015 ecotype Zavitan chromosome 4A, WEW_v2.0, whole genome shotgun sequence window:
- the LOC119284620 gene encoding uncharacterized protein LOC119284620, producing the protein MPPTTSLPLAQRGRHSPPALVDDAMREIFLRVPADDPKTLVRAAAVCTTWSRILSDVIFTREYRAFHGAPPVLGFLHNTHHERSWGKGRSKQHEEYLVSNFVSTASFRPPACHERRHWRVLDSRHGLVLFHTPKRDEDFVICDLVTYDRWRIDAAPECAEIIWNREDEDDDEDEEEVEGVTWNAAVLCAKDGCNHLYCHGGPFLVALVGSDEDQEITFASVYSSQTDEWSDMISIEEPNAIEMTGQIGVVGNKVYFQCECTQSIVEYNMGEEELSVIDPIFEDDNEDIPAIGLLGMEDGMLLFATVLEPRLYLWSMEAGSNGAAPLAQRRVIELAPLLPCRALLDVSVVGFAEGVGLIFLNTEAGLYTIELNSGRSKEVHRVTSFKRVMPYTSFYTRAWGRMPTSD; encoded by the exons ATGCCCCCCACGACGAGCCTCCCTCTGGCGCAGCGCGGCCGCCACTCGCCGCCGGCGCTGGTCGACGACGCCATGAGGGAGATCTTCCTGCGCGTCCCGGCGGACGACCCCAAGACcctcgtccgcgccgccgccgtctGCACGACCTGGAGCCGCATCCTCTCCGACGTCATCTTCACCCGCGAGTACCGCGCCTTCCACGGCGCGCCGCCCGTGCTGGGCTTCCTCCACAACACCCACCACGAGAGGTCGTGGGGGAAAGGGAGGAGCAAGCAGCACGAGGAGTACCTGGTCTCCAACTTCGTCTCCACCGCGTCCTTCCGCCCGCCGGCCTGCCACGAGCGCCGCCACTGGCGCGTCCTCGACTCCCGCCATGGCCTCGTCCTCTTCCACACCCCCAAAAGGGACGAGGACTTCGTCATCTGCGACCTCGTCACCTACGACCGGTGGAGGATCGACGCCGCCCCCGAGTGCGCGGAAATCATCTGGAATCGTGAGgacgaggacgatgacgaggacgagGAAGAGGTCGAGGGAGTAACCTGGAATGCTGCAGTGCTCTGCGCCAAGGATGGATGCAACCACCTCTACTGCCATGGCGGCCCTTTCCTTGTGGCCCTCGTCGGCTCCGACGAGGATCAGGAGATCACCTTTGCATCTGTATACTCATCACAGACTGATGAGTGGAGCGACATGATCTCCATTGAGGAGCCGAATGCCATCGAGATGACTGGGCAAATTGGCGTTGTTGGAAATAAGGTCTATTTCCAATGTGAATGTACCCAAAGTATTGTGGAGTACAACATGGGTGAGGAAGAACTATCGGTGATTGATCCAATATTTGAAGACGATAATGAGGACATACCGGCCATTGGACTCTTGGGGATGGAGGATGGCATGCTGCTGTTCGCCACCGTGCTGGAGCCTAGactctacctatggtcaatggaggCTGGCTCCAATGGAGCTGCGCCATTGGCACAGCGCAGAGTCATTGAGCTCGCACCGTTGCTCCCTTGTCGTGCCCTCTTGGATGTGTCAGTGGTTGGTTTTGCAGAAGGTGTTGGTCTCATCTTCCTGAATACAGAGGCTGGGTTGTACACAATTGAGCTCAACTCAGGCCGAAGCAAGGAGGTACATAGAGTGACATCTTTCAAAAGAGTCATGCCCTACACAAGCTTCTATACTAGAG CTTGGGGGAGAATGCCGACCTCTGACTAA